In Mucilaginibacter celer, one DNA window encodes the following:
- a CDS encoding VCBS repeat-containing protein yields the protein MKKFYPALLLFGVVVFSCAKKKATLFELIPSSHSGITFNNLITENDSINPIDNANVYNGGGVGIGDFNNDGLPDIYFSGNMVPNKLYLNRGDFKFDDITDKAGVNGLGKWGRGVAVIDINNDGLQDIYVCNSLLQDSVKRQNLLYINQGTDKEGIPHFKEEGKEYGLDIHAYSTMAAFFDYNNDGHLDMYLTVNRPGDGYYANQFRPIISDGTGKSTGRLYESRWDYKLKHPVFVDVSKKAGISIEGYGHAATIVDINRDGWKDIYVTNDFISPNILYINNGDGTFTNRSKEYFKHTSMNAMGQDIEDLNNDGLADVFELDMSPPDNYRKKMMSMPDAYQSYELFNHYAYQYQYARNTLQINHGPGLGQNDSIKAPVFSETGFLSGITETDWSWTPLITDFNNDGYRDIIVTNGFPKDVTDHDFIVFRNNPYSTASKKTILDQIPTVKIHNYAFQNSGDLNFADVSSQWGLDVPTFSNGAAYADLNNDGAVDMVINNINDEALIYKNNSRTIHPQTSNSLNIKFKGDKFNRDGLGAWVDLYYGGGQHQVYENNPYRGYLSSIQNIAHFGLGKYNVLDSVVIRWPNNRKQVLKNVKANQTLKVDISDARLPYNWITPKKNTGALFTEITGAAGINYRHKEDDFADFTIQKLLPHKLSAYSPALASADIDGNGLDDIAVGGNSKFPARAFLQQADGRFIQRNLIDAKPDSAKYKDESLLFFDADGDGKTDLYIASGGYESAPGSNNYADRIYLNDGRGHFREQKDALPGNLTSKLCIRAFDYNKDGKLDLLVTGRVDPWHYPNPVSSFILRNDSKPGKLQFTDVTSSVAPCLKKLGLTCDALVTDYDNDGWPDLVIAGEWMPVTFIKNIHGKFTNATDASGIADKIGWWNSIAAGDFRHCGKIDYIVGNLGKNSFFKASDKEPVYITAGDFDKRKTTDAFPSLFLRDTDGVKREFPSFVRDDAVKQMISLRKKFVNYRSFGHATLQDLLSPEQLKSALRLKANTLTSCYLENLGNGKFRMYPLPNYAQVSAINGMVVDDFDGDGNLDVAINGNDYGTNVSVGRYDALNGLLLKGDGKGGFKSLSILQSGICIPGDGKALVKLQGKDNWYYLSASQRNGNLKLLKLNKPAKTIRVEPQDAYAEVYSKNGSVTRQEFYYGSSFLSQSARFLKVGTDMQKVKIVSNNGGAKEIKL from the coding sequence ATGAAGAAATTTTACCCTGCTTTACTACTGTTTGGCGTTGTTGTTTTTTCGTGTGCAAAGAAGAAGGCGACACTGTTTGAGTTAATACCCTCGTCGCACTCAGGTATCACCTTTAATAATTTAATTACCGAGAACGACTCTATCAACCCGATTGACAATGCTAATGTTTACAATGGCGGCGGCGTTGGTATAGGTGATTTTAATAATGACGGCTTGCCTGATATTTATTTTTCGGGCAATATGGTACCAAACAAGCTATACCTGAATCGCGGCGATTTTAAATTTGACGATATTACCGATAAAGCCGGTGTAAATGGCCTGGGCAAATGGGGCAGAGGGGTTGCTGTAATAGATATTAATAACGACGGTTTGCAGGATATTTATGTATGCAATTCGCTGTTGCAGGATAGCGTTAAACGGCAAAACCTGCTTTACATAAACCAGGGCACGGATAAAGAAGGAATTCCGCACTTTAAGGAAGAAGGAAAAGAATATGGCCTTGATATTCACGCGTATTCAACCATGGCCGCATTTTTTGATTATAATAACGATGGCCACCTGGATATGTACCTCACCGTTAACCGCCCCGGCGATGGTTACTACGCCAATCAGTTTCGCCCTATAATTTCGGATGGTACCGGTAAAAGTACAGGGAGGTTATACGAGAGCAGATGGGACTACAAACTGAAGCACCCGGTATTTGTAGATGTATCAAAAAAAGCAGGCATCTCGATTGAAGGTTACGGACACGCCGCAACAATTGTGGATATAAACAGGGACGGATGGAAGGATATTTATGTTACCAACGATTTTATCTCGCCCAACATCCTCTACATCAATAATGGTGATGGTACATTCACCAACAGATCGAAAGAATACTTTAAGCATACTTCAATGAACGCGATGGGCCAGGATATTGAAGATTTAAATAACGACGGCCTTGCCGATGTATTTGAGCTGGATATGTCGCCGCCTGATAATTACCGGAAAAAGATGATGTCGATGCCGGATGCCTACCAGTCGTACGAGCTGTTTAATCATTATGCCTATCAATATCAGTATGCCCGTAACACCTTGCAGATAAACCACGGGCCGGGCTTAGGACAAAATGATTCTATTAAGGCACCGGTATTCAGCGAAACCGGCTTTTTGAGCGGCATAACCGAGACCGATTGGAGCTGGACACCGCTGATAACCGATTTTAATAACGATGGCTATCGCGACATCATTGTAACCAACGGCTTTCCGAAGGATGTTACCGATCATGATTTTATCGTTTTCCGGAACAACCCTTATTCTACCGCTTCAAAAAAAACTATTTTAGACCAGATCCCCACCGTCAAAATCCATAATTATGCTTTTCAAAACAGTGGCGATCTGAATTTTGCCGACGTTTCAAGCCAATGGGGATTAGATGTACCGACATTTTCGAACGGGGCAGCTTACGCCGATCTGAACAATGACGGTGCCGTTGATATGGTGATCAATAACATTAATGATGAGGCGCTTATTTATAAAAACAACAGCCGTACCATCCATCCCCAAACCTCCAACAGCCTGAACATTAAATTTAAGGGTGATAAGTTTAACAGGGATGGTTTAGGCGCATGGGTAGATCTTTATTACGGAGGTGGGCAACACCAGGTATACGAAAATAATCCCTACCGCGGATACTTATCATCCATACAAAACATTGCACACTTTGGCCTTGGGAAATATAATGTTTTAGATTCGGTAGTGATCAGATGGCCAAATAACCGTAAACAGGTATTAAAAAATGTAAAGGCCAACCAAACGCTGAAAGTAGATATCAGTGATGCAAGGCTGCCTTATAACTGGATTACCCCTAAGAAAAACACAGGTGCCCTGTTCACCGAAATTACAGGCGCGGCCGGAATTAATTACCGGCACAAGGAAGATGACTTTGCCGATTTCACCATTCAAAAATTATTGCCTCACAAATTATCTGCTTACTCACCGGCACTTGCATCAGCCGATATTGATGGCAACGGCCTTGATGATATTGCAGTTGGAGGTAACAGTAAATTTCCGGCCCGGGCTTTCCTGCAGCAGGCAGATGGAAGGTTCATTCAGCGAAATTTAATAGATGCGAAACCGGATAGCGCAAAGTATAAAGATGAAAGTTTATTGTTTTTTGATGCCGATGGCGATGGAAAAACAGATTTATATATTGCCAGTGGAGGCTACGAAAGCGCCCCCGGCTCGAATAATTATGCCGACCGTATTTACCTGAACGATGGCCGCGGGCATTTCAGGGAACAAAAAGATGCTTTACCCGGCAATTTAACCAGTAAGTTGTGCATAAGGGCATTTGATTATAATAAAGACGGCAAACTGGATTTGCTGGTAACCGGCCGTGTTGATCCATGGCATTATCCTAACCCGGTATCATCCTTTATTTTACGTAACGACAGTAAGCCGGGGAAACTGCAGTTTACCGACGTAACATCATCCGTTGCCCCTTGTTTAAAAAAACTGGGATTAACCTGCGATGCGCTGGTTACAGATTATGATAATGATGGCTGGCCGGATCTGGTTATTGCCGGCGAGTGGATGCCCGTTACATTTATTAAAAACATCCACGGCAAATTCACCAATGCAACTGATGCTTCGGGTATTGCCGATAAAATTGGGTGGTGGAATTCTATCGCGGCAGGCGATTTCAGGCATTGCGGAAAGATCGACTATATTGTTGGCAATCTCGGAAAAAACAGTTTCTTCAAAGCGAGCGACAAAGAGCCTGTATATATTACTGCCGGCGATTTTGATAAGCGCAAAACAACCGATGCTTTCCCCTCGCTGTTTCTTCGGGATACCGATGGTGTGAAGCGCGAATTTCCATCCTTTGTTCGTGACGATGCTGTTAAGCAAATGATCAGTCTCCGGAAAAAATTTGTGAACTACCGCTCTTTCGGACATGCAACCTTGCAGGATCTGCTCTCGCCCGAACAATTGAAAAGCGCCCTTAGGTTAAAAGCCAACACGCTTACCTCTTGCTATCTCGAAAATTTGGGTAATGGCAAATTCAGGATGTATCCGCTGCCAAACTACGCCCAGGTATCTGCCATTAACGGTATGGTGGTTGATGATTTTGATGGCGACGGTAATTTAGATGTCGCTATTAATGGCAATGATTACGGCACCAACGTTTCGGTAGGCCGGTACGATGCTTTAAACGGGCTGCTGCTAAAAGGCGATGGCAAGGGCGGATTTAAATCACTCTCCATTTTACAAAGCGGAATCTGCATTCCCGGCGATGGCAAAGCCCTGGTGAAACTTCAGGGTAAGGATAACTGGTATTACCTGTCGGCCAGCCAGCGCAACGGCAATTTGAAACTGTTAAAGCTTAATAAACCGGCAAAAACGATAAGGGTTGAGCCGCAGGATGCGTATGCGGAAGTATACTCAAAAAATGGCTCTGTTACCAGGCAGGAGTTTTATTACGGTTCGTCTTTTTTATCGCAATCGGCAAGGTTTCTGAAAGTTGGCACTGATATGCAAAAGGTGAAGATTGTTTCTAATAATGGCGGCGCAAAGGAAATAAAACTTTAA